One region of Chlorobiota bacterium genomic DNA includes:
- a CDS encoding choice-of-anchor D domain-containing protein produces MPAPLQAVVNGGFAQGTAFKLSPPPPYPLLGNADTSIAVLFDPPAPGEYRDTLILQNGSCSDQVIRVAVVGRRYQVSQQITGINFGPSVVGQTRYGSSTFINTSATPLETKMRVVDAFIRPPMPEFVIPSKAQFPLELAPNEDFTFDVLYRPTGSTTSSAELCFVTENPCLDTICVPLDGSGVQSDIFVRQSVLNFGTRFTCQTDTTLQVAIVNLGNLPLQILDLVLSDPGAVAFEQVTPVTKPHLLQPKDSLLVAYRFIPDRAPADGIVTATLNVVSDDARQDTVKVLLTARRRSYSVSAPTLVDFGRTLAGVPPSPTRTVTLVNNSPDTVRIDRFDIRPPYTVLPPIPSKLGPGDTVVLTVEFTPPDTLVYNDTLRVIFGGVCVDTTLTALTGEGRPPVAGFSDIVIPTTLTGAPGDTILIPIILQNSNLLEEVGATTLRLRLRYNHSMLEPLRLADGSGRFGKKEAITTARILNRTVQGDDMLLTLELTNNPVPTAPDTLGMIETAVLLGNNTTTTLRIDSLGWADALMKNTQTDGLFTLKGYCDAGSNRLLKVSGAFGIISISPNPFNPSTEIVFETVERGATTLAIYNAAGERVATLVDGEHLPVQAHVRLWDASAFPSGLYYAELITPTQRSIRRLVLAK; encoded by the coding sequence ATGCCGGCACCTTTGCAGGCAGTGGTCAATGGCGGGTTTGCCCAGGGGACGGCGTTCAAGCTCTCCCCTCCGCCCCCGTACCCTCTGCTTGGCAATGCCGACACCTCCATCGCGGTACTGTTCGACCCACCAGCACCGGGCGAGTACCGCGACACACTCATCTTGCAAAATGGAAGTTGCAGCGACCAAGTGATTCGTGTGGCAGTGGTGGGGCGGCGGTATCAAGTTTCGCAGCAGATCACGGGGATCAATTTTGGTCCTTCGGTGGTGGGGCAAACCCGCTACGGGTCCTCCACATTTATCAACACCAGTGCCACCCCGTTGGAGACAAAGATGCGGGTGGTGGATGCGTTTATCCGCCCGCCAATGCCGGAGTTCGTGATCCCGTCGAAAGCACAATTCCCGTTGGAGCTTGCGCCGAACGAAGATTTCACGTTCGACGTACTCTATCGTCCCACCGGCTCAACAACCTCCAGTGCCGAGCTTTGCTTTGTCACCGAGAATCCCTGCCTTGACACGATCTGCGTGCCGTTGGACGGGTCCGGTGTGCAGTCGGATATCTTCGTTCGCCAAAGCGTTCTGAACTTCGGGACCCGCTTCACTTGCCAAACCGACACCACGCTGCAAGTAGCCATTGTGAACTTGGGGAACCTGCCGTTGCAGATCCTTGATTTGGTGCTATCGGACCCCGGGGCGGTGGCGTTTGAACAAGTTACCCCGGTGACGAAGCCGCATCTGTTGCAGCCGAAAGATTCGTTGTTGGTGGCGTACCGCTTCATCCCCGATCGCGCCCCTGCCGATGGCATTGTCACGGCAACGCTGAATGTGGTGTCGGACGATGCCCGCCAGGACACCGTCAAGGTGCTGCTGACGGCGCGCCGCCGCAGCTACTCAGTAAGCGCGCCAACGTTGGTGGATTTTGGGCGGACGCTGGCGGGGGTTCCACCTTCGCCAACCCGCACCGTGACGCTGGTGAACAACTCACCCGACACCGTCCGGATTGACCGCTTCGATATCCGCCCCCCGTACACGGTTCTTCCCCCAATCCCCTCCAAACTTGGACCCGGGGATACGGTGGTCCTGACGGTGGAATTTACCCCCCCCGACACGCTGGTGTACAACGACACGCTGCGGGTGATCTTTGGCGGAGTCTGCGTTGATACAACCCTGACGGCACTGACGGGGGAAGGCCGCCCGCCGGTGGCCGGTTTCTCCGACATCGTGATCCCCACAACCCTGACCGGCGCGCCGGGCGATACGATCCTGATCCCCATCATCCTGCAGAATTCTAACCTGCTGGAGGAAGTGGGCGCAACCACCTTGCGGCTGCGGCTACGCTACAACCACTCGATGCTGGAGCCGCTGCGGCTGGCCGATGGAAGCGGAAGGTTCGGGAAGAAGGAGGCAATCACCACCGCAAGGATATTGAACCGGACAGTGCAAGGGGATGATATGCTGCTGACGTTGGAGCTTACCAACAACCCCGTCCCAACAGCCCCCGACACGTTGGGGATGATAGAGACTGCGGTGCTGCTGGGGAACAACACCACGACTACGCTCCGCATTGATTCGCTGGGGTGGGCCGATGCCTTGATGAAGAACACCCAAACCGACGGGCTGTTCACGCTGAAAGGATACTGCGATGCCGGAAGCAATCGCTTGCTGAAAGTGTCGGGGGCGTTCGGTATCATCTCCATCAGCCCCAATCCGTTCAATCCATCCACCGAGATTGTGTTCGAGACGGTTGAGCGTGGCGCGACGACGCTTGCCATCTACAACGCCGCAGGGGAGCGGGTGGCAACCCTTGTTGATGGGGAGCATCTGCCGGTGCAAGCTCATGTCCGGTTGTGGGATGCAAGCGCATTCCCCAGCGGCCTGTACTACGCCGAATTGATAACGCCAACCCAACGGAGCATTCGCCGGTTGGTGCTGGCGAAGTAA
- the queD gene encoding 6-carboxytetrahydropterin synthase QueD has translation MRVAKEFHWEMGHRLPFHTGGCQNIHGHSYRLWVEVEGTTDQNGMVMDYFDLKQMIEPIIARIDHSFLCDERDDLMRGFLGQTALKHTVVPFNTTAENLAAWLLDLIAEQLHPLANITGVTVRLHETERTYAERRRQIQPVNQ, from the coding sequence GTGCGCGTTGCAAAGGAATTCCATTGGGAGATGGGGCACCGCCTGCCGTTCCACACCGGCGGTTGCCAAAATATCCACGGCCATTCCTACCGGTTATGGGTGGAGGTGGAAGGGACCACGGACCAGAACGGAATGGTGATGGATTACTTCGACCTGAAGCAGATGATCGAGCCGATTATTGCCCGCATTGACCACAGCTTTTTGTGCGACGAGCGCGACGACCTGATGCGGGGCTTCCTGGGCCAGACCGCGCTGAAGCACACGGTTGTTCCGTTCAACACCACTGCCGAAAATTTGGCGGCGTGGCTGCTGGATCTGATTGCCGAGCAACTGCACCCGCTTGCCAACATCACCGGCGTAACGGTCCGCCTGCATGAAACCGAACGGACGTACGCCGAACGCCGCCGGCAAATCCAACCCGTGAACCAGTAA
- a CDS encoding OmpA family protein, with translation MISNFIQRFFCTATLLAFAAAPSVAQLAGQEDDAPPADTLAMQRMQSRVGGFANLGLNLHSANFAGIPEAPNCMPLDAANFTGGTSLGIGVGGLYELPLSPQLDISGRIGLQTLGITQTVSANIGPVRQADGTIVEGVSEYSLESSLMMVGATLWAGYRPLEGQPLTVRLGPEFGMMIGKSFTQQEQLAYPSTAAFVGADGGETRIRNQVSADMENVGLRLALALGVDYELPLNNRNTLFLVPELAYALGLGGLRSDLDWSISQLRLGASVKYSLPLPPPPPPPPPPPPPPPPPPPPPPPPPPPALASTLNIAGLDSNGSEGAFERLRVEEFINTQSHSLLTYIFFDENSSEIPSRYVMYGSEAPQRFSMDSLINRGTLAVYYQSLNVLGLRMSQNSGMNVTLTGTNANRDAEAGNTALSKARAERVKEYLTKSWGIAPDRIRVESRNLPSTASNSDELDGQAENRRVEITTRDQDLLEPVTTNDTLRATNPLVVRLRPEVKSEAGVKEWTLTVTQSGRTLKEFSGEGPVPEYLDWNIAESQRDIPITRSPVAANLVVLDQKDQRSQSGKLIPVDQVTLQRKRTEGLEDLAFDRFNLITFEYNQAGLSPASRRIAEMIKNRISPKSTVKVVGYTDRLGDEDHNLKLSAARAKQSAKALGIPQDNAMGGGKTRSCSTTTFPKDDSTAVRWRSTSQPQLMPEVAGNLPAASGCCIRLWIG, from the coding sequence ATGATTTCCAATTTCATACAGCGATTCTTCTGTACCGCAACGCTCCTGGCGTTTGCCGCCGCCCCTTCCGTGGCGCAGCTTGCCGGGCAGGAGGATGACGCGCCCCCTGCCGACACGCTTGCCATGCAGCGGATGCAATCCCGCGTGGGTGGGTTTGCAAACCTGGGCCTTAACCTGCACAGTGCCAACTTCGCGGGAATCCCCGAGGCTCCGAACTGCATGCCCCTTGATGCCGCCAACTTCACCGGCGGGACCTCGCTGGGGATTGGGGTCGGCGGGTTGTACGAGCTTCCACTATCGCCGCAGTTGGATATTTCCGGGAGGATCGGGCTGCAGACGTTGGGGATCACCCAAACGGTCTCCGCCAACATCGGCCCGGTGCGCCAAGCCGATGGAACCATTGTTGAAGGGGTCAGCGAGTACAGCTTGGAGTCGTCGCTGATGATGGTTGGGGCCACGCTTTGGGCCGGCTATCGCCCCCTTGAGGGCCAACCGCTAACGGTCCGTTTGGGGCCGGAGTTCGGGATGATGATCGGCAAGAGCTTCACCCAACAAGAACAGCTTGCCTATCCATCCACCGCAGCATTTGTGGGGGCCGACGGAGGGGAAACCCGCATCCGCAACCAAGTCAGTGCCGATATGGAGAACGTGGGATTGCGGCTTGCGCTGGCGTTGGGCGTTGATTACGAGCTTCCGCTGAACAACCGCAACACACTCTTCCTGGTCCCCGAGCTTGCCTATGCGCTGGGGTTGGGGGGATTGCGAAGCGACCTTGATTGGAGCATCAGCCAGCTGCGGCTTGGCGCGTCGGTGAAATACTCACTGCCGCTTCCGCCACCGCCGCCGCCACCGCCGCCGCCACCGCCGCCGCCACCGCCGCCGCCACCACCGCCGCCGCCGCCACCGCCACCTGCGTTGGCCAGCACGCTGAACATTGCAGGGCTTGATTCCAACGGAAGCGAGGGTGCGTTTGAACGGCTGCGGGTGGAGGAATTCATCAACACGCAATCGCACAGCTTGCTGACGTACATTTTCTTCGATGAAAATTCATCGGAGATTCCAAGCCGGTATGTGATGTATGGATCGGAGGCCCCGCAGCGGTTCAGCATGGACTCGCTGATAAACCGGGGGACGTTGGCGGTCTATTACCAATCGCTGAACGTGCTGGGCTTGCGGATGAGCCAGAACAGCGGCATGAACGTCACCCTAACCGGAACAAACGCTAATCGCGATGCCGAAGCGGGGAACACCGCGCTTTCCAAAGCACGCGCCGAAAGGGTGAAAGAATACTTGACGAAAAGCTGGGGGATTGCCCCCGACCGGATCCGTGTGGAGTCGCGCAACCTTCCCTCCACCGCCAGCAACTCCGACGAGCTGGATGGCCAAGCCGAAAACCGCCGTGTGGAGATCACCACACGGGACCAGGATTTGCTGGAACCGGTCACCACCAACGACACGCTTCGCGCCACCAACCCGCTGGTGGTGCGGCTGCGGCCCGAAGTGAAATCGGAAGCAGGGGTGAAAGAATGGACCCTGACCGTGACGCAAAGTGGGCGCACGCTGAAGGAGTTCAGCGGCGAAGGCCCCGTGCCGGAGTATCTAGATTGGAACATCGCCGAAAGCCAGCGCGACATCCCGATCACCCGCTCCCCAGTTGCGGCAAACCTTGTGGTGCTGGACCAGAAGGACCAACGGAGCCAATCGGGGAAACTGATACCGGTGGATCAAGTCACCTTGCAACGGAAGCGTACCGAAGGGCTGGAGGACCTTGCGTTCGACCGCTTCAACCTTATCACCTTCGAGTACAACCAAGCCGGTCTGTCGCCAGCAAGCCGCCGGATTGCCGAGATGATTAAGAACCGAATCTCGCCAAAATCTACCGTGAAAGTTGTGGGCTACACGGACCGCTTGGGGGATGAAGATCACAACCTGAAGCTCTCCGCCGCACGTGCCAAGCAATCGGCCAAAGCGCTTGGCATTCCGCAGGATAACGCCATGGGCGGGGGGAAAACACGGAGTTGTTCGACAACAACCTTCCCGAAGGACGATTCTACAGCCGTACGGTGGAGATCAACATCACAACCCCAATTGATGCCGGAGGTAGCCGGTAATCTTCCCGCTGCATCAGGCTGCTGCATCAGGCTTTGGATTGGGTGA
- a CDS encoding choice-of-anchor D domain-containing protein — MNIQLIPKIKTDQQQLAIGLVVCTEVLLDTLVVTNEGDAPLTVTPSIFGPNQTDFTILPPYNTGFTVAPGSSVEMQIRFAPAVYGNKTATLRLDNNDPRGGKSPTDIPLSGSRRRIEASLNKTQLDFGRVCFGQWKEDSVEVTFIGDVDDQIVGIPAVLGAPNRFSVTAPDATSLDLNAPTDKKWVRIRFQPDAAGTFNDSVRISVGQCTIPLLVKLRGEGVDTRLEFQPPLDTLRFREVLNTTSPPQNITIRGRGTSRGTITKVYLDPPNNDFSIPTTLAGTSLDPLQTNGGNVTFRPTTIVGYPYVGNLCIIFGTECPDTICVPVIGEVINAKLLLSRDQFLIASDTCQDPPLPVTDTFKLSNPGTIPVKILNVTTQSGVITVTPQAANGGTDLLPGDSITFTVTWQPGTSGTDVVIIRTDATDPQQQTLRIGVALQRLSSRIALRDKQGGAAPTLLDFGAAFKCTIPKLDTIRIANTGDFDETIRARFADGRYFTLGTTPPISVAKGTERLVPIAFNTAAAGVHIDTLILTDDRCKREFRVALRGELVDLQYDVTGITFGQTNVGFSSGGYVRFTNNSSVPVTVSQAMIRPAAGSGFATGKTNVPITLGPGLSISDSVIFTPLSEQPYAADYCFIVTSPCLDTVCVPITGQGIQSAVRVTPNPLDFGINIPCDDDTLTLTVENIGTADFGLNGVTLTNNTENVFEQLTQTWNQTVKPGQKVEIQYRFVRSRAATPGVKQGTITIYTNDAKQPVIQVAVQGEVGPALVAIPDPYDFGIADVAVGAFVDGNITVQNRSNSDITVAGIVAPSPFQVNGFVPPQTLKPGETLMVAVRFAPTDTGTFQLPLWLIQNAPCSDTSIAMLRGIGERIPQGIATITIPDTVRGTPGDRVAIPILLSSGSDLSASGATTLQATVRFNGSMLYPVAARSKGESVASGKAVTGEATTIGRIIANTLSGSDRVVTFSLANNPMPTTAPDTLGFLDVVVALGNATVTPITFDTLFFSDGKATATGSNGAFLLDGYCAIGGNRIVKVSGAFGIKMAAPNPFNPSTDIHFETVEDGATSLEIFDLYGRRVAALLDREQLPTQPHVATWDAGRQPSGIYYAVLTTPTQRSILRLMLLR, encoded by the coding sequence GTGAACATCCAGCTGATTCCAAAAATCAAAACCGACCAGCAGCAGCTGGCGATTGGCCTTGTGGTCTGCACCGAGGTTCTGCTAGACACCCTTGTTGTCACCAACGAAGGGGATGCGCCGCTGACCGTCACCCCCTCCATCTTCGGCCCTAATCAAACGGACTTCACCATCCTTCCACCCTACAACACCGGGTTCACCGTTGCCCCTGGAAGCAGTGTGGAGATGCAGATCCGGTTTGCCCCAGCAGTGTATGGGAACAAGACCGCAACGCTGCGCCTTGACAACAACGACCCTCGTGGCGGAAAAAGCCCCACCGACATCCCCCTTTCCGGCTCGCGCCGCCGGATCGAGGCTTCGCTGAACAAAACTCAGCTTGATTTCGGCAGGGTCTGCTTCGGGCAATGGAAGGAAGATAGCGTGGAGGTGACGTTCATCGGGGATGTGGATGACCAGATTGTGGGAATCCCCGCCGTGCTTGGCGCGCCAAACCGTTTTAGCGTTACCGCCCCCGACGCAACCTCGCTGGACCTGAATGCCCCGACCGATAAAAAATGGGTTCGGATACGCTTCCAACCCGATGCCGCCGGCACGTTCAACGACTCGGTTCGGATTAGCGTTGGCCAATGCACCATCCCCCTTTTGGTGAAGCTGCGCGGGGAAGGGGTGGATACCCGTTTGGAGTTCCAGCCCCCGTTGGATACGCTTCGGTTCCGCGAGGTGCTGAACACCACATCGCCGCCGCAGAACATCACGATTCGCGGGCGCGGGACCTCGCGCGGGACCATCACGAAGGTCTATCTGGATCCGCCAAACAACGACTTCAGCATCCCAACAACGCTGGCCGGAACCAGCTTGGATCCGCTGCAAACCAATGGCGGAAACGTCACCTTCCGCCCAACAACCATTGTGGGCTATCCGTACGTTGGCAACCTGTGCATCATCTTCGGGACGGAGTGCCCCGACACGATCTGCGTGCCAGTGATTGGTGAGGTAATCAACGCCAAACTGCTCCTTTCGCGCGATCAATTCTTGATAGCATCGGACACCTGCCAGGACCCTCCGCTTCCGGTGACGGACACCTTCAAGCTCTCCAACCCGGGAACAATTCCGGTGAAGATTTTGAACGTCACCACACAGTCGGGGGTGATTACCGTAACGCCACAGGCGGCCAACGGCGGGACCGATCTGCTGCCGGGCGATTCCATCACCTTCACCGTGACGTGGCAGCCAGGGACCTCAGGGACCGACGTGGTGATTATCCGCACCGATGCCACCGACCCCCAGCAACAGACGCTGCGGATTGGGGTTGCCCTGCAACGGTTGTCGTCGCGGATTGCGCTGCGTGATAAACAGGGGGGGGCCGCGCCCACACTGCTGGATTTTGGCGCGGCATTCAAATGCACCATTCCGAAGCTGGACACCATCCGAATTGCCAACACTGGTGACTTCGACGAAACCATCCGCGCACGCTTTGCCGATGGGCGATATTTCACGCTGGGAACCACCCCGCCAATCTCCGTTGCCAAAGGGACCGAACGCCTGGTGCCCATTGCCTTCAACACCGCGGCCGCCGGGGTCCATATCGATACCCTGATCCTTACGGATGACCGCTGCAAACGGGAGTTCCGCGTGGCGCTTCGTGGGGAGCTGGTGGACCTGCAGTACGACGTTACCGGCATCACCTTCGGCCAAACCAATGTTGGATTTTCCAGCGGTGGCTACGTCCGGTTCACCAACAACAGCAGCGTTCCGGTCACGGTCAGCCAGGCGATGATCCGGCCCGCCGCCGGGTCGGGCTTTGCCACGGGAAAGACGAACGTCCCGATCACGCTAGGCCCTGGGCTAAGCATCTCCGACAGCGTCATCTTCACGCCGCTATCGGAGCAGCCGTACGCTGCCGATTACTGCTTCATTGTCACCTCACCCTGCCTTGACACCGTGTGTGTTCCAATCACGGGCCAGGGGATTCAGTCGGCGGTGCGGGTCACGCCGAACCCGCTGGATTTTGGCATCAACATCCCCTGCGACGACGACACGCTGACGCTGACGGTTGAGAATATCGGCACTGCCGACTTTGGGCTGAACGGCGTGACGCTTACCAACAACACGGAGAACGTCTTCGAGCAGCTTACCCAAACGTGGAACCAGACCGTGAAGCCAGGGCAGAAAGTGGAGATTCAATATCGCTTTGTCCGTAGCCGCGCAGCAACCCCGGGGGTGAAGCAGGGGACGATCACGATTTACACGAACGATGCCAAGCAGCCGGTGATCCAGGTGGCGGTGCAGGGTGAGGTTGGTCCCGCGCTTGTCGCAATCCCCGACCCCTACGACTTCGGGATTGCCGACGTGGCCGTTGGGGCGTTTGTGGATGGGAACATCACCGTGCAGAATCGTTCCAACAGCGACATCACCGTTGCCGGAATCGTGGCTCCGTCGCCGTTCCAAGTGAACGGTTTTGTTCCACCGCAAACCCTGAAGCCTGGGGAAACTTTGATGGTGGCCGTGCGGTTTGCCCCCACCGACACGGGAACCTTCCAGCTTCCGCTGTGGCTAATCCAAAACGCGCCGTGCAGCGACACCAGCATTGCGATGCTGCGCGGAATTGGCGAACGGATTCCGCAGGGGATTGCCACCATCACCATTCCCGACACGGTGCGTGGAACGCCGGGAGACCGCGTGGCGATTCCGATTCTGCTAAGCAGTGGCTCCGATCTTTCAGCATCGGGGGCAACCACGCTGCAGGCAACGGTGCGGTTCAACGGCTCGATGCTCTATCCCGTTGCCGCACGAAGCAAAGGGGAGAGCGTGGCCAGCGGAAAAGCCGTCACCGGGGAAGCAACAACCATTGGAAGAATCATCGCCAACACCCTTAGCGGAAGCGACCGGGTGGTGACGTTCAGCCTTGCCAACAACCCAATGCCAACAACCGCCCCCGACACGCTTGGATTCCTTGATGTTGTGGTGGCGTTGGGGAACGCAACCGTCACGCCGATTACGTTCGACACCCTGTTCTTCAGCGACGGGAAGGCCACCGCCACCGGAAGCAACGGCGCGTTCCTGCTGGATGGATATTGCGCCATTGGCGGAAACCGAATCGTGAAAGTGAGCGGCGCGTTCGGCATCAAGATGGCCGCGCCAAACCCGTTCAATCCTTCAACCGATATCCATTTCGAGACGGTGGAGGATGGGGCAACATCGCTGGAAATCTTTGACCTGTACGGGCGGCGCGTTGCGGCATTGCTGGACCGGGAACAACTCCCCACGCAACCGCACGTTGCCACTTGGGACGCAGGCCGCCAGCCAAGCGGCATCTACTACGCAGTGCTGACCACCCCAACCCAGCGAAGCATCCTGCGGCTGATGTTGCTCCGGTAA
- the purN gene encoding phosphoribosylglycinamide formyltransferase encodes MRQPVHIAVFASGRGSNFQALHRALVAAGSPGTIALCVSNNPNPGAFDIARQHGIPTARLSPTMFPEAEPYESALVQLLTDHAIQIIVLAGYMRRLPLAVVRGWEGKILNVHPALLPDFGGQGMYGMNVHQAVIAARRTESGATVHLVDQEYDTGAIIAQERVPVLPDDTPETLAARVLQAEHHLLPQVVMEMVERELENGNRRGTE; translated from the coding sequence ATGCGCCAACCAGTTCATATCGCGGTATTTGCTTCGGGGCGGGGGTCCAATTTTCAGGCGTTGCACCGGGCGTTGGTTGCTGCTGGCTCGCCAGGAACCATTGCCCTTTGCGTGAGCAACAACCCGAACCCCGGGGCCTTTGACATTGCCCGCCAGCATGGTATCCCCACCGCGCGGCTTTCCCCAACGATGTTCCCCGAAGCGGAACCGTACGAATCCGCGCTGGTTCAGCTGCTAACCGACCACGCTATCCAGATTATCGTCCTTGCCGGGTACATGCGGCGGCTTCCGTTGGCAGTGGTGCGGGGTTGGGAAGGGAAAATCTTGAACGTCCACCCCGCGCTCCTTCCCGATTTTGGCGGGCAAGGGATGTACGGAATGAACGTCCACCAAGCGGTGATTGCCGCCCGACGCACCGAAAGCGGAGCCACCGTCCACCTTGTTGATCAGGAGTACGACACCGGCGCGATCATCGCCCAAGAACGCGTCCCCGTGCTGCCAGACGACACCCCCGAAACCCTTGCCGCCCGGGTCCTGCAGGCCGAACATCACCTGCTCCCCCAAGTGGTGATGGAGATGGTGGAACGGGAATTGGAGAATGGCAATCGGCGGGGAACCGAATAG
- the queF gene encoding NADPH-dependent 7-cyano-7-deazaguanine reductase QueF, which produces MAMLEVFTNPRPEREYTIVHTNPEFTSVCPMTGLPDFGTITVEYIPDGLCVELKSLKYYYLEYRNRGIFYEAATNQILDDLVEALKPQWIRVTGAFTTRGGLHSTVICEHRADAEQGKTKRSKEAKTAEKKGKKK; this is translated from the coding sequence ATGGCTATGCTTGAAGTTTTTACCAACCCACGCCCCGAGCGGGAGTACACGATTGTGCACACCAACCCGGAGTTCACCTCGGTTTGCCCCATGACCGGGCTTCCCGATTTTGGGACGATCACCGTGGAGTATATCCCCGATGGGTTATGCGTGGAGCTGAAGTCGCTGAAGTACTACTACCTGGAGTACCGCAATCGCGGAATCTTTTACGAAGCTGCGACAAATCAAATTCTGGATGATCTTGTGGAAGCCTTGAAGCCGCAATGGATTCGGGTGACCGGCGCGTTCACCACCCGCGGCGGGCTGCACTCCACCGTTATCTGCGAACACCGCGCCGATGCCGAGCAAGGGAAAACCAAACGGAGCAAGGAAGCAAAAACCGCAGAGAAAAAAGGGAAGAAGAAATGA
- a CDS encoding phosphatase PAP2 family protein encodes MNTTLSRLHRRAAAGLGLAAVVGMSLLSSCDKTISQPEDPTFVPTSNDVTGGIWKTYVVNADSLVAMMAPLDSTDDKYKAELNEIKQLQSALTSQQMADIKYWSAGAVLRWNEVARNLVIKYNVAPVVGAAPNPMKPFAHPPFASRAYALLSVAQYDALVCSWNAKFKFGRRAPFHADAGIKQIVTVVSDLPSYPSEHAAVARASAEVLKYLFPGDSAQIEAQAATHMDTRVWAGANVPSEILAADSLGRVVAAQIVAYAKTDNANKAGGDAAYWTNAANFTDPTKWKSLEIPFRGGMTPEWGKVRPWNVPDIVAIRPGPPPALGSPEFNAALKQLRDISDDRSREQWRISDFWADGGGTSTPPGHWNIIAEDLIREHGQSELRAARTLALLNTAMMDAGINCWDAKYFYMFPRPSQMDPEIKTATGLPNFPSYTSGHSTFSMSGATVLGYVFPDHKTELEAMAAEAGISRIYGGIHYNFDNDSGAACGNRVGQFAIARGRADGSSQ; translated from the coding sequence ATGAATACAACACTTTCACGATTGCATCGCCGCGCTGCGGCTGGGCTTGGCCTGGCGGCGGTGGTTGGCATGAGCTTGCTTTCCTCCTGCGACAAAACCATTAGCCAGCCGGAGGACCCGACGTTCGTCCCCACCAGCAACGATGTCACCGGCGGAATTTGGAAAACCTACGTGGTCAACGCCGATTCGCTGGTTGCGATGATGGCTCCGTTAGATTCCACCGACGACAAGTACAAGGCGGAACTCAACGAGATCAAGCAGCTGCAATCGGCCCTGACCTCGCAGCAGATGGCAGATATCAAATATTGGAGTGCTGGCGCAGTGCTTCGCTGGAATGAGGTTGCTCGCAATCTGGTGATCAAATACAACGTGGCTCCGGTGGTGGGTGCCGCGCCGAACCCGATGAAGCCTTTTGCACACCCACCGTTTGCTTCGCGTGCGTACGCGCTGCTTAGCGTTGCGCAGTATGACGCGTTGGTCTGCTCCTGGAATGCCAAGTTCAAATTTGGCCGCCGTGCTCCGTTCCATGCCGATGCTGGAATCAAGCAGATTGTGACGGTAGTGAGCGATCTGCCATCGTATCCATCGGAGCATGCAGCGGTTGCCCGCGCTTCTGCCGAAGTGCTGAAGTACCTGTTCCCTGGCGACTCGGCCCAGATTGAAGCGCAGGCGGCGACGCACATGGATACCCGGGTCTGGGCAGGCGCAAATGTTCCTAGCGAGATCCTCGCCGCCGACAGCTTGGGGCGGGTGGTTGCTGCGCAAATCGTGGCCTACGCAAAAACCGACAACGCAAACAAAGCCGGCGGCGATGCTGCCTACTGGACCAACGCTGCCAACTTTACCGACCCCACAAAATGGAAAAGCCTTGAGATACCATTCCGCGGCGGCATGACCCCAGAATGGGGGAAGGTGAGGCCCTGGAATGTTCCCGACATCGTGGCCATTCGCCCGGGACCGCCACCGGCGCTTGGCTCGCCAGAATTCAATGCGGCACTGAAGCAACTGCGCGATATCAGCGATGACCGTAGCCGCGAGCAATGGCGCATCTCCGACTTCTGGGCCGACGGCGGGGGGACGTCAACCCCACCAGGCCACTGGAATATTATTGCCGAGGACCTGATTCGCGAGCATGGCCAAAGCGAGCTTCGCGCCGCGCGCACCTTGGCACTGCTGAACACGGCAATGATGGATGCTGGCATTAACTGTTGGGATGCCAAGTACTTCTACATGTTCCCGCGTCCTTCGCAGATGGATCCCGAAATCAAAACAGCAACCGGGCTTCCAAACTTCCCATCGTACACCTCGGGCCACTCCACGTTCTCGATGTCGGGGGCCACGGTGTTGGGGTATGTCTTCCCCGATCACAAAACTGAGCTTGAGGCAATGGCTGCCGAAGCAGGAATCTCGCGGATTTATGGCGGCATCCATTATAACTTCGATAACGATTCGGGCGCGGCGTGTGGCAATCGCGTGGGGCAGTTTGCCATTGCACGCGGCCGTGCCGATGGCTCGTCGCAGTAA